From the Streptomyces sp. SN-593 genome, the window CCCCGCCCGCTTCGAGTAGCGGGACCGGCGCGCGGACACCCGCCCCGCCCCGCCGGGCACGGGGTCACACCCAGCCGCGGCGGGCGGCCGCGAGGGCGGCCTGGAAGCGGGTGGTCGCCCCGAGGGCGGTCATCAGGTCGTGGATCCGCCGCTGCGTGGTGCGCGGGCTCCACCCCTGGGTCCTCGCGATCGCCGCGTCGGTCAGCCCGGAGGCCATCAGCATGAGCAGGGTCCTGGTCTCCTCGGCCGGCGCGGGAGGGGCCGGCGCCCCGCCCGCGGGGGCCGCCGCCGCGGACGCCGGCCCCTCCGCCTCGCCGAGCGGCACCGCCCGGTCCCACTCCGCCTCGAACAGCGCCTCCAGCGCCGCCAGGATCGGCGAGGGGTGCACGAGGTACGCGGCGGAGTGCCCGCCGGCCGACAGGCTGAACGGGATGAGGGCCGCAAGGCCGTCGCGTATCACCAGCTTGAGCGGCAACTCGCCGCGCACCCGGGCCTGTTCGCCGGCACCCACGCTCGGCAGGATGTCGTCGAGCAGCCGGCCCGGCCAGGCCACGGCGTCCCGCGAGTAGATCACCCGGTGCACCACGCCGATGCGCTGCCGCCGCAGTTGGTGCTGGAGGTTGCTGCCCGGGCGGTCGATGTACGGCGGCCGGTCGAACGCGCGCACCTCGCGCTCCGCCTCGTTGATCAGCCGGCCCGCCGCCGCACTGATGTCCTCGCGGCGGGTGAGCAACTCCACCGCGATGTCCGGGTCGTTGAT encodes:
- a CDS encoding helix-turn-helix domain-containing protein, which produces MKLDVLGLGDETERVYTTLVGLPRCSATELATAYGGSTAAVAKVLAALVAKGLATRAGSRPPRFTATPPDVAVTALIQERQRQLDAARSLVQRLAQTHREALRINDPDIAVELLTRREDISAAAGRLINEAEREVRAFDRPPYIDRPGSNLQHQLRRQRIGVVHRVIYSRDAVAWPGRLLDDILPSVGAGEQARVRGELPLKLVIRDGLAALIPFSLSAGGHSAAYLVHPSPILAALEALFEAEWDRAVPLGEAEGPASAAAAPAGGAPAPPAPAEETRTLLMLMASGLTDAAIARTQGWSPRTTQRRIHDLMTALGATTRFQAALAAARRGWV